CCGGGGCCTTGAGCCCCCTGAAGGGCCGGAGGAGACCACTCCGTCGATAGGGCGCCCGTGGACGGCCAGCAATGGCTTCCAAGCGTAGCGCTCCTAATCGCCCGTGCGGCTTGACTACTCCCCCATACTGCGGGGAAGTACCTCATCTTCGCACAACACGCAGAATCACACCGATCGCGGCGCACTGGCGCCCGATCGATCCCAAACCCTCGTCTGTTCACTCTGTCGTGTCGCACCTCCGGGTGCGTCCACGAGAGAATGCCCGGCGGTCGTGCGCCTCGCGCGCACGACGGCTGGAGACAACTGAAATTCGCTGGCGACTAGAGCGTCAGGGCCACACCCGTTCCCATCCCGAACACGGTCGTTAAGCCTGACAGCGCCGATGGTACTCCGCTCGAGAGAGCGCGGGAGAGTAGGCCGTCGCCGGCACCCCCTTACGAAAGCCCCGCTCAGCACGAGCGGGGCTTTCGTGCGTTCCACCCACGTCGCCTCGGCCGCAGCAGGGCTTCCTGCGCGCGGCCACGGGCGCCGTACGCTTCTTGCCCGAGCGCAGCCGCGTGATGAGAACCGATACCTCACGCATTCCCTCCGTGCTGGCTCCGGCGCTCGCCGCCGTCGGCACCGCCGCGGTCTGGGGCTTCGCCCGCGCGCGACGCCGCACCGCCGAGCGCCTCGCCGCCGCCACGCTCGAGACGCTGCTCAACGCCATCGACGCCAACGATCACGAGACGGGTGCCCACGTGCGGCGCGTCGCCGACTACGCGTTGCTGCTCGCGCGGGCGGCCGGGCTCGACGAGCGTGCACAGCGCGAGGTCGAGCGCGTGGCGCTCTTCCACGACGTGGGGAAGATCCACGAGGCGCTCTTCGACATCGTCCACGACGACGACAAGCTCACACCGGAGGAGCGCGACGCCATCGCCACGCACCCCGGACGCGGCGCCGAGGTGCTCGCCCCGCTCTGCGCGTTCTATCCGGAGCTGCCGGACGGCGTGATCGCGCACCACGAGCGGTGGGACGGCGGCGGGTATCCCAACGGGCTACGCGGTGAGCAGATCCCCCGCGTCGCGCGCATCGTCGCCATCGCCGACACCTTCGACGCCGTGACGCACTCGCGCCGCTACCGCGCCGGCGCCGACCCCGCGCGCGGCGCGCAGGTGATCGCGGAGGGGCGTGGCCGGCAGTTCGACCCCGAGCTGGCCGATCTCTTCCTCTCACCCCGGGTGTACGCGCAGGTGGTGAAGCGCCTCAAGGCGGCGCAGCGCGAGGCCGACCGGCCGCAAGCACCGCGAGCGGCGAGCGCCGAGCGGCGCGAGCGGAAGCGCGAGTCCGGCGTGCCGAGCGTCAGCTTCCGCTGGCGCGGCCGCGGCGCGGCGCGGGGGCAGCCGGCGCGCTAGGCATCGGCCGCGCGAGCGAGTCCTGGCGCGCGGCCTGATCGCGCAGCCGACGCGCCTCGCGCACCGCCTGCGAGTGCTCGGCGAACGTCGTGCGGAACTCGTGGTGGCCGTCGGGATGCGCCACGAAGAATAGGTACGGCACCGCCGCCGGTGAGGCGGCGGCCGCGATGCTCGGCGCGCCCGGCGAGCCGATCGGACCCGGCGGCAGCCCCTTCACGCGGTACGTGTTGTACGGCGACTCGACCTCGAGGTCGCGGTAGAACATCCGCATCCCGCGGCGGCGCAGCGCGTATTCGACCGTCGGATCGGCCTCCAGCCGCATCCCCTTTCGCAGCCGGTTGTAGTAGACCGCCGCGATCACCGGCCGCTCCTCGGGCTTGCGCGCCTCGCGCTCGACGATCGACGCCAGCGTCACGACGGCGTGCCGGTCGAGCGCCATCTCCTGCAGGCGCGCATCCCACTCGGGCCTCCACGCCTTTTCGAAGCGCGCGACCATCTGATGTACCGCGTCGCGCGCGCTCGTCCCCGCGCCGAACGAGTACGTGGCCGGAAAGAGGTAGCCCTCGAGCGTCTCCGTCGGCACGTCGAGCCGGTGCAGCAGCGCGGTGTCGCGCACCGCCGCCTGCACCGAGTCGAGCGGCACCTCGAGCACGCGTGCGAGCTGCGGGACGATCTGCCGCAGCTCCCAGCCCTCGACGACGGTCATCACGCGCACGACGCCCTTGCCGCTCTCCAGCGCGTCGACGAGCGAGGCGTACGACTGCCCCGGGCGGAACTCGTACGTGCCCGGCTTGATCGCGCGGTCACGCCCCTTCCACTTCGCCCACAGCCGCAGCCCGGTCGCGGAGCCGATGACGCCCTTGCTGGCGAGCGAGTCGGCCGCGGCCCCGAACGCGGCGCCGCGCGGGATGACCACGCGGACGGGAGGTCCGTCCGGCGTGCCACCGCACGCCGCGAGCGTCGCCAGCGCCGTCGCCGCGAGGAGGCGGTTACGCATCGTCGGGCAGGGTCAGGGCGTGCTGCAGCAGGACCGTCGCCGCCAGTGCGTCGACGTCGCCCTTCCGGCCGCGGGTCGAGCCGCCCATCTCGTGGATCGCGCGCAGCGCCGCGGCGGTCGTGAAGCGCTCGTCCACCAGGCGCACGGGCAGCCCGGTGCGCTTCCCCAGCTCCTCCGCCACGTGCCGCGCCTCGAGCGCGCGCGGCGTGTCCTCGCCGGCCGCGTCGAGCGGCAGCCCGACGACGAAGCCGCGTGCGCCGAGCGCCTCCGCGCGGCGCACGAGCTCCGCGATGGGGGGACGCTTGCCGGCGCGGCGCTCCACGACGCCGGCGGGCGACGCGATCATCCCCAGCTCGTCGCTCAGCGCGAGCCCGATGCGCCGGTCGCCCCAGTCCACGGCCAGCAGGCGCGCGCGGCCGGGCGGCGTCTGCGTGCTGCCGCTCACCCCTGCGCCATCGAGGTGAAGAACTCGCGGTTGTTCTTCGTGCGCCCCATGCGCTGCAGCAGGAAGAGCATCGCCTCGTCGCCCGGCATCGGCGCGAGGAAGCTGCGCAGCAGGATCACGCGGTTGCCCTCGTCCTTGTCGAACAGCAGCTCCTCGCGGCGCGTCCCCGAGCGATTGATGTCGAGCGCGGGGAAGATGCGCCGGTCGGCGATCTTGCGGTCGAGGATGAGCTCCATGTTGCCGGTGCCCTTGAACTCCTCGAAGATCACCTCGTCCATGCGCGAGCCCGTCTCGACGAGCGCGGTGGCGACGATCGTGAGCGAGCCGCCGCCGTCGATCTTGCGCGCCGAGCCGAAGAAGCGCTTGGGCTTCTCCATCGCCTTCGCGTCGACGCCGCCCGAGAGCACCTTCCCCGAGCTGGGCACGACCGTGTTGTGCGCGCGCGCGAGCCGCGTGATGGAGTCGAGCAGGATGACCACGTCGCGCCCGTGCTCGACCAGGCGCTTGGCCTTCTCGAGCACCATGTCGGCGACCTGCACGTGCCGGTCGGCCGCCTCGTCGAACGTCGACGAGATCACCTCGGCCTTCGGCACGCTCGACTGCATGTCGGTGACCTCCTCCGGCCGCTCGTCGATGAGCAGCATGATCAGCACGACCTCGGGATGGTTCTCCGCGATCGCGTTGGCCAGCTTCTGCATCAGGACGGTCTTGCCGGCGCGCGGCGGCGCCACGATCAGCCCGCGCTGTCCCTTGCCGAGGGGGGCGATGATGTCGCAGAGGCGCGTGCTGACGTCGCCGCTCGCCGTCTCCAGCCGGATCCGCTCGTCGGGATAGCGCGGCTTGAGGTTGTCGAACGCGACGCGCTGCTTCGCCTTCTCGGGCTCGTCGCCGTTGATGCGCTCGACCTTGAGGAGCGCGAGGTACTTCTCCCACTCCTTCGGGGGGCGCACCTGGCCGACGACCGTGTCGCCCGTGCGCAGGTCGAAGCGCTTGATCTGCGACGGCGAGACGTAGATGTCGTCCGGGCCGTAGAGGTAGTTCCAGTCCTGGCTGCGCAGGAAGCCGTAGCCCTCCGGCAGCACCTCGAGCACGCCGTCGCCGCGCAGGAGCACGTCCGCGTCGAGCAGCGACTGCTCGATGCGGAAGATCAGCTCCTGCTTCCGCAGGCCCGTGTAGTTCGAGATGGACAGCTCCTCGGCGAGCGCGTGCAGCTCGGGGAGCGACTTGCGCTTGAGCTCGACGATGTCGACGAGCGGGGCGTCGGCCCCTGGAACTACGTCTCCGGGCACGGCGGGCGAGGCGGGGAGTGAACGACGGGTGGGCGGAGGCGGGACATGCTGGAGGCGCCACGACGCGTCGCGCACCCATCGGGGCGGGGCAGTGGGGAGGACCCGCCCGCGGAGCGGCGCCAGCGCGGTCGCGAGGGACCGCCGGCGCATCGCCCGACGTGTTGCGCGAAACTAACGGACGTCCCGAAAAGGGGGCAAGCGAGGAACGGACGGCCGAACGAGGCGGGGCGCGCCGCGTGACGGCGAGGGATCAGAAGGAGATGTAGCGGAGCGGGTTGCGTCGCAGATCACTGGCCAGTGCTTCCATCTCGGCACGAGTCTGCCCCACCTGACGCACGAGGGCGGAATCGTGCTGCAGCCGGCCGGCCGTTCCCCGCGGCTCGATGAGCGCCGCCTGCACGCGCGCCAGGTCGCGGGTCAGCGCGTCGACGGTGCGGAGCAGGGTCGAGTCGCGGCGGAGGCGGCCGATCGAGGTGGAGGGTCCATCGAGGAGCTGGCGCACCGAGTCCGCGAGCGCCATGGCGTGGCGCACGTTGCCCATCGGCTCGCCGCGGCGCATCAGCCGCCCGACGCTGCCGTCACCGGTGGTGACGCGGCTGACGAAGGACGCGGCCGCGGCCCCGGTGGCGCCGATCTGCTCGGGTCCCTCGATGCCGAACGCGCCGAGGGTGCTGCGGGCCGACTTGAGCTGCGCCGCGAGGACGCGGAGGTTGTCGACGATCTGCGGGACCTCGGCGGTCGCGGCGGCCATGTCCGCGCGCGCCTGGTCGAGCTCCGGCGACCGGTGCGCGACGAGCGTGTCGCCCTCGCGCAGCCGGGGACCGCCGGCCACGTCGCTGGCGATCGCCACCACCGGAGAGCCGATCAGGCTCCCGCCGGCGCGCACCTCGATGGCGGCGTCGCGTCCGATGAGCGGGAGGACCTCCTCCAGCACCTCGAGCCCGAGCAGCACGCGCGCGGTGGTGTCCGCGCTCGGCGGCCGGAACCCGACCTCGCGGACGAGCCCCACCTTGCGGCCGTCGAGCCAGACCTCGCTGCCTGGCAGGATGCCGCGGCCGTGCGGGGTGGCGGCATGGACGCGGACGGTGGCGCCGTGGAGCGCGCCCACGCGCGCGTAGCGCAGCACGCCGAAGACGCCCGCCGCGAGCGCGAGCAGCGCGACGACGCCGATCCGCAGGTCCCGCCAGGAGGTCGCTCGCGCCATACGGTTGAGGTCCGCAAGTGACGGACCACGCGTCCGGCCGCGGCGATGCGCCCCGATGCACGAGCCGGCGCCGCGGGATCGCGGCGCCGGCTCGGGATGACTCTGGATGATCTGGACGCGCGTGGCAGGATTCGAACCTGCGACCTTCGCCTCCGGAGGGCGACGCTCTATCCAACTGAGCTACACGCGCAATCACGACGCAAACGCGAACGGGCGCCGGAGCGCCCGTGGTGGCGTCGAGGGATCGCCGGCTGGCGCCGACCATCCGTCCGCACCCGTGGGGACGGGCACGTCGTAGGGTAACCCGGGCCCCGGAACGGAGCAAGAGGCCCGACCGCGGCATGGCGCTGCACGCGCCGCGGCCCGAGGTTGACGGTTTCCGAACGTTGCGCGCCGCCCCATGCGCGAACCCGCCTGCGAGGATGGGGTAGGGCGCGAACGTGGTGCCCGGTCCCAACGCCGGGACGCGTCCGCGCGTTGGTCGAAGAGCTGGTGCAGTGCTGGTCGCCGTGCAGGTCGAAGAGCGTTCGTTCGCGTCCCCGTCCGCGAGACCTCCATGCTCGCCGCCATCGACTCCGTGCTCGAGCTGCTGCTCAAGTACCGGCCGGCGCTCTTCGCGCAGGGGCGGCTCGCGTTCGACGCGCCGCACCGCGTCGCGATCGCGCTGACGATCGGGGGCGTGCTGCTGGCCGCGCTCGTCGCGTGGACCTACGCACGCGCGCGCGGCGGGGCGACGCGGCGCGACCGGGCGCTGCTCACGGGGCTGCGCGTCGCGGCGCTCGCGGTGCTGGTCGCCTGCCTCCTGCGGCCCGTGCTCGTGCTGGCGGCCGCGGTGCCGCGCCGCAACACGGTCGCGATCCTCGTCGACGACTCGCGGAGCATGCGCGTGCGCGACTGGGACGGCCGCGCGCGCGCCGACGCCGCCGCGCGGCTGTTCGCGCCCGACGCGCCGCTGCGCCGCGCCCTCGAGGCCCAGTTCGGCGTCCGCGTCTACCGCTTCGCGGAGCAGGCCGCGCGCGTCGACAGCCTCGGCGCCATGACCTTCGCCGGCGACCGCACGCGGCTCGGCGCGGCGCTCGACCGGCTGCGCGAGGACCTGGACGGCGTGCCGCTCGCCGGCGTCGTCGTGCTCACCGACGGTGCGGACGGCGCCCCCACCGCGCTCGGCGACGCGGTGCTCTCGCTCCGTGCGCGCGGCGCGCCGGTGTTCACGATCGGCGTCGGCGCACCAGCCGCGACGCGCGACGTCGAGGTGGCGCGCGTGGAGGCGCCGCGCTCCGTGCTGCAGGGCTCCGCGCTGACGCTGAACGTCGTGCTCGAGCACCGCGGCCTGGCCGGCACCACCGTCCCGGTGACCGTGGAGGCCGAGGGCGGGCACCTGATCGCGCGGCGCGAGGTGACGCTGCCCGCGTCGGGCGACGCGCTGCCCGTCCAGCTCAACGTGCCGATGGCCGATGCGGGCGCGCGGCGTCTTACGGTGCGCGTGCCCCGGCAGCGCGACGAGACGCTGGCCGAGAACAACGAGCGCACGCTGCTGGTGGACGTGCGCGACGCGCCGGAGCGCATCCTCTACTTCGAGGGCGAGCCACGCTTCGAGGCGAAGTTCGTGCGCCGCGCCGTCGCGGACGACGAGCGCCTGCGCGTCACCGTCCTCCAGCGCACCGCCGAAGGGAAGTACCTGCGACTCGGCGTCACGGACAGCCTGGACCTGATCGGCGGCTTCCCGACGACGCGCGAGGCGCTGTTCGCGTACCGCGGCGTCATCCTGGGCAGCGTCGAGGCGAGCGCGTTCACCGCGGAGCAGCAGCGCATGCTGGTGGACTTCGTGAACGTGCGCGGCGGCGGGCTGCTCTTCCTGGGCGGGCGCCGCGCGTTCGCCGAGGGCGGCTACGCGGGGACGCCGCTGGAGGAGGCGATGCCGGTGGTGCTCGGCGCGCGTACGCCAGCGTCGGACGACGCGCCGGTGCCCGCGGTCGAGGTGACGGTGCGCCCGACGCCCGCGGGGCTCGCGCACGCGCCGCTGCAGCTGGCCGCCGACGAGAAGGCGTCGGTGGCGCGCTGGGGCACGCTGCCGCCGCTGACGGCCGTCAACACGGTGCGTAGCGTGCGACCCGGCGCGTCGGTGCTGCTGACCGGAACGACGCGCGACGGCGAGCGCCGCGTGGTGCTGGCGACGCAGCGCTTCGGCCGCGGGCGCACGGCGGCGCTGGCGGTGCAGGACTCGTGGCTCTGGCAGATGCATGCCAGCATTCCCGTCGAGGATCAGACGCACGAGCTGCTGTGGCGGCAGATGCTGCGCTGGCTGACGGCCGACGTGCCGGATGCGCTGGAGCTCGCGTCGTCGATCGAGCGGCCGGCGCCGGGCGAGGAGACGGTGCTGCACGCGACGGTGCGCGACTCGCTCTTCGTGCCGGTGAACGGCGCGACGGTGGTGGCGGAGGTCGTGGCGCCGTCGGGCGCGCGCAGCGAGCTGCCGCTGGAGTGGGGCGTGTCGCGCGACGGCGAGTACCGCGCGGCCTTCACGCCGCGCGAGACGGGCGTGCACCAGCTGCGCGTGCTGCATCGCGCGGGCAGCGTGGAACGCGCATCGCGCATCTCCTACGTCGAGTCGGCGCCATCGCGCGAGGAGTATTTCGGGGCCGGCCTGCGCGCCGACCTGCTGCGGCGCATCGCGGCCGAGACCCGCGGACGCTACTACACGCCCGAGACGGCGGGCACGCTCGCCGAGGATCTGCGCTACGCGCGCGCCGGCGTCACGGTGGCGGAGCGGAAGGAG
This region of Roseisolibacter agri genomic DNA includes:
- a CDS encoding MlaD family protein — translated: MARATSWRDLRIGVVALLALAAGVFGVLRYARVGALHGATVRVHAATPHGRGILPGSEVWLDGRKVGLVREVGFRPPSADTTARVLLGLEVLEEVLPLIGRDAAIEVRAGGSLIGSPVVAIASDVAGGPRLREGDTLVAHRSPELDQARADMAAATAEVPQIVDNLRVLAAQLKSARSTLGAFGIEGPEQIGATGAAAASFVSRVTTGDGSVGRLMRRGEPMGNVRHAMALADSVRQLLDGPSTSIGRLRRDSTLLRTVDALTRDLARVQAALIEPRGTAGRLQHDSALVRQVGQTRAEMEALASDLRRNPLRYISF
- the mltG gene encoding endolytic transglycosylase MltG, with the translated sequence MRNRLLAATALATLAACGGTPDGPPVRVVIPRGAAFGAAADSLASKGVIGSATGLRLWAKWKGRDRAIKPGTYEFRPGQSYASLVDALESGKGVVRVMTVVEGWELRQIVPQLARVLEVPLDSVQAAVRDTALLHRLDVPTETLEGYLFPATYSFGAGTSARDAVHQMVARFEKAWRPEWDARLQEMALDRHAVVTLASIVEREARKPEERPVIAAVYYNRLRKGMRLEADPTVEYALRRRGMRMFYRDLEVESPYNTYRVKGLPPGPIGSPGAPSIAAAASPAAVPYLFFVAHPDGHHEFRTTFAEHSQAVREARRLRDQAARQDSLARPMPSAPAAPAPRRGRASGS
- the rho gene encoding transcription termination factor Rho — its product is MPGDVVPGADAPLVDIVELKRKSLPELHALAEELSISNYTGLRKQELIFRIEQSLLDADVLLRGDGVLEVLPEGYGFLRSQDWNYLYGPDDIYVSPSQIKRFDLRTGDTVVGQVRPPKEWEKYLALLKVERINGDEPEKAKQRVAFDNLKPRYPDERIRLETASGDVSTRLCDIIAPLGKGQRGLIVAPPRAGKTVLMQKLANAIAENHPEVVLIMLLIDERPEEVTDMQSSVPKAEVISSTFDEAADRHVQVADMVLEKAKRLVEHGRDVVILLDSITRLARAHNTVVPSSGKVLSGGVDAKAMEKPKRFFGSARKIDGGGSLTIVATALVETGSRMDEVIFEEFKGTGNMELILDRKIADRRIFPALDINRSGTRREELLFDKDEGNRVILLRSFLAPMPGDEAMLFLLQRMGRTKNNREFFTSMAQG
- a CDS encoding HD-GYP domain-containing protein — protein: MLAPALAAVGTAAVWGFARARRRTAERLAAATLETLLNAIDANDHETGAHVRRVADYALLLARAAGLDERAQREVERVALFHDVGKIHEALFDIVHDDDKLTPEERDAIATHPGRGAEVLAPLCAFYPELPDGVIAHHERWDGGGYPNGLRGEQIPRVARIVAIADTFDAVTHSRRYRAGADPARGAQVIAEGRGRQFDPELADLFLSPRVYAQVVKRLKAAQREADRPQAPRAASAERRERKRESGVPSVSFRWRGRGAARGQPAR
- the ruvX gene encoding Holliday junction resolvase RuvX yields the protein MSGSTQTPPGRARLLAVDWGDRRIGLALSDELGMIASPAGVVERRAGKRPPIAELVRRAEALGARGFVVGLPLDAAGEDTPRALEARHVAEELGKRTGLPVRLVDERFTTAAALRAIHEMGGSTRGRKGDVDALAATVLLQHALTLPDDA